ctgttgtgggagcagcttgaccgtatggtcaacttgtgggaggtgcttcaggaagcatggggcgAAATCTCTTCAaactacctcaacaaattgacaactagaatgccaaagatCTGCAAGGCTATAactgctgcaaatggaggattctttgacgaagccaaagtttgaaggacacaattactaTTTCTATTAAAAACCATAAATTTCCTATttattttgcaactaatttcctgtgtgttttcatggaaaacaagtgaccccaaacttttgagcggtagtATATAACATTCTACTGGTTACAAAATGTttgtaaaataaatttaaaaaatgaatccggtgtcgttttgcatgtcaattcataaaccatggaatcggtacagtgccttgcaaaagtattcatcccccttggtgtttttccttcAGAAGTCACAATTAATTATCTgtgtgcaatatatatatatatatacacacacacacctgttctgaaaggccccagagtctgcaacaccactaagcaaggggtaccaccaatcaagtggcaccatgaagaccaaggagctctccaaacaggtcagggacaaagttgtggagaagtacagatcagggttgggttataaaaaaaaaatccaaaactttgaccatcccacggagcaccattaaatccattattaaaaaatggaaagtttatggcaccacaacaaacctgccaagaaagggccgcccaccaaaactcacagaccaggcaaggagggctttAATCATtgaggaaacaaagagaccaaagataaccctgaaggagctgcaaagctccacagcggagattggagtacctgtgcataggatcactttaagccgtacactccgcagagctgggctttaatgaagagtggccagaaaaagccattgttCAAAGAAAAAATttagcaaacacgtttggtgttcaccaaaaggcatgtggcagactccccaaacatgtggaagaaggtactctggtcagatgacactaaaattgatatttttgaccatcaaggaaaacactatgtctggtgccatccaaacacctctcatcaccccgagaacatcatccccacagtgaagcatggtggtcgtagcatcatgctgtggggatgtttttccattggcagggactgggaaactggtcagaattgaaggaatgatggatggcactaaatacagggaaattcttgagggaaacctgtttcagtcttccagagatttgagacagacagattcaccttccagcaggacaatgaccctaagcatactgctaaagcaacacttgagtggtttaaggggaaacatttcaatgtcttggaatggcctagtcaaaggccagacctcaatccaattgagaatctgtggtatgacaaagattactgtacaccagcagaacccatccaacttgaaggagctggagcagttttgccttgaagaatgggcaaaaatcccagtggctggatgtgccaagcttatagagacataccccaagagacttacagctgtaattgctgcaaaaggtggctctcaAGTTCTGTTCTTTTGTCTTAATTCTTGTtcgtttcacaataaaaaatatttagcatcttcaaagtggtaggcgtgttgtgtaaatcaattgaaacaaaccccccaaaaaatcaattttaattctaggttgtaaggcaacaaaataggaaaaatgccaaggggggtgaatacattcGCAAGCCACTTTACATAAAATCTCTCACCAACTATTTAGCAATTTATATGACATAGCTgtccattttttggtccttaaatgaaactggtatatttaaATGTATCaccattttctttaaccaattttggtctttaatgcagggccgacagaaattccttacttttccccccttccacttgcctcttccatttttgcggtaatgctgcaattagtaggttgtaattttgggaagagcagacatttccatatatctgtgttagctgcatgtgtgacgtaactccaccagtcctatttatgataatAATTTTACAAAGatactccccccccccaaaaacaacaacattttataaaaaaatatagtttttcaaaaatcaattagtatatttgagtttaaccacaatatttgttgtattatttgttctcttTTCAGAggggattaaactgaaattgcaactttctatggcttgttaaaaaattaaaaaaacgccattttggagattatttcgttttcaaataatcGAAAGTGAGCGgttataatctgaataaagggaaaaaaggtcattcttgaacatggggtgagacatacttactaatttgctagagaaccagttttgATTTAAGAATAACTTTTgcatgactgatgcctttagtgagaggtctaatgctttaatatttaataatttctgccctcagaattcatattcattatataaataggcccgtttaatATATGTCCCATCATACATACTGGTATTAACAGGAATTTATTGCAGCTTTGAACTTGCTCtttaaagttgtaatagtagaacgCAAAAGGTGCAATTCCAAAAATGGGTAGTGCATCATCTGTTTCTCGTGTCAGTCATTACATACCTTAGAGAGccatttataacttgtcagaaatgtaaaAATCAACTAGCTCATGCCAGCTAARgttttttagctaggttttttaaCCCATAGattttgtaatgtttgagtcactgYAATATCCCATGAATAcacacatggcaaaatgtatagaattgcaaaaaAAATGAGCGTTtaacctgcaaaatgttctctccaccaacaagaggggtgtgaacagtgtgTCATGAATCGTGCTTAAGCAGATAGAAATAAACGAGGCGTGTGCAGGGGGGGGGCTtgaatgttccccaatgctggaaggggggcctgagtgaaagagtttgggaacccctgcattAATACATCCCAAAGAAAAATGCATTCTGGTTGttggggggggaaggggggtctATAGGTGGCTTTAGACAATTGTTTTGAATTCCTTACTCATTGGYaggaagaagtttggtccaagttggatgttgggtactatattgaatattatatgaaccCTATAAATTAAAATTGCCAATTTAGGTGCAATTTAATTAGGCTAATTTCTCAGAGATCGAAtgacatttcaacaaaataatgttgactgaatgtttatcttttccatttctaactacagaaaccatttcagaacaatctgagacagTGGGTGTCAAAATCTTCTTTCTTACATCTTTttaattaaagggatactttgagattttgtccctttatctatttccccagagtcagatgaactcgtggatactatTTTGTGTGTCTAGTATGAAGGAAGTAggaggtagtttcgcaagccaatgctaaccagCGTTAGTGCAAtgaatggaagtctatgggtaacgctagttagcaactttctTCAAACTACACACAGAGGCAAAAAAatagtatccacaagttcatcttacactggggaagtagataaacggcttctgccaaaatcctgaagtatccctttaaagtggAATGACCCTTCAACACATTCTATGGCTTCAAGGCTCTTTATCAAACGGACCTTGATACTACCATCATACCTGTATCCTTTGTAGGAGACTCCACCATGCACTCCTTGTCCCAATCCTCTGGGATGGATGGTTTGGTGAGGCGTACAAAGTCCTCCAGGGGGCAGAAGAGGTCACAGCTAGGTACAGCCAGTTGGTAAGGCGCTCTTCTGGTGTCATTGCGGTAAAACATGGCCACTGTGAATGATCTAAAGAGGAGTTAAACTTTCTATATCAGACTGACAGCAGATCTCAAAATcggatatatatttattttgactGAATTTAGCTTATCCCAGATAATACAGTATAACTACACACAGCTTGGAATAGCTATTTGGGTCTTATTCCATCACATTACAACCTACCCGTTGTCTTCCTGATAGAGTTCAAATATGTGGCAGGAGGCATAGGGCGGCTGCTTTCCATTGAAGACACTCAAACTCGACTGCAAAGCCACAATGGTGGTGTCATGCTGAAAAGTAACACAAAAGACTCATGCATTCGATTAGGGataggcaactttgatgggggtgggggccacacacacacacacacacacacacacaacaacaaaaaatcatgaggggccacagtggctcGTCGGTATGAGTACCCACATTTACACTGCCccccctgcaattctacacattttgccatggggcagagcaATGGCCCCACCACGGTCGATAATTCGgccatgcttactacaagtttagatgaCTGGCCACTAGACTAAATTACCACAAAAAAAATTRGctaacatgggctaattgagtgaccgCTGATGCATAACCAAATTTCAAAAGTCCACCATGTATTTTATTATTCTAACTCTAAACAGTAAGATGAGACCCCAATTGAGTTCTCCTACATCAAAATTGAAATTGATCCGCGGGCCTACAAAACAGCGGTCGCATGGGCCACCAGTTACCCGTCCCTGCATTAGATTAACAATTTCCAGCAAACAGGCTAAAGCATCCACATAAAAAGGAGATCATGCACAAGATTTAAAAGCTTACCGCAGAGAGCATCATCATCTTCAGACGGCGATTAGAGTCGGGAAGTGCAGACTCTGAGATGTTATTTACAATGCTACCCAATAGGACACCTATTTGATGGAGTAGTAAAAGCATATAAGTGAGCAGTTTTCTAGACAATTTGAGAAGATTTTACCATCTCTTATCTCATTCCTTCAGTGCTATTGGCATTACATAAAACATCAGCTGACATCAAATGGTGGGTGTGGGGTTACTCTTATCTCGATGATGTGCAAAGTAGTTTAACCGTTTGGCTTAGTATGTTCAACTCAAATATGTATGAGTGCATATTCAAATCTCTAGTCACTCRTCCAAATATTTGATGGCCATACGAATAATTGCAATAACTAAACGGAGTGGCTGCCGATCCAACTTTTATGGACCCCTRTTCCCGACAGATAAAGGTCCCGAAGCTTCTGCGCATGTGCAGGACCCTCTACTTTACGCACAGTCTGTGCTCTACCCYtagagaacaggctactctggcAAATGGTGCTTGTTAACTAAAGtaagatcaaagctgaatcaatgtctgcaagagCACAGAATgatagtattctacataacaatTTAATACCATTGTATTGAAGTTACTGCAAGACAGCAAATACAACCTCATTTCTTTTGTGATTTTAGGATGATTGTGCAAATGGTCACATTTCTCTCATGTTGCCAAGGATTTGTGTGAGGGCATTTTCTGTTAAACCTTACTAATGCTTTTGTACTAAAATAACTGTCTTTAAGCCTAGGCATTGTGCTTGAGTTCATTTCTTTAAACTCATAAGATAGCAAAGAGTGTGTGCATTAATAGAGGCCTGTTctaactgttctgtgtgtgtgtagattgacccCAGGATGTCTGGGCACTCAGCCAAGAATTGACAGAAACGGACTGGTTCCTCTTAAGTTAACTGGAGACAGTAAAGGTTATATCCTGCACACCAATGATAAAGCTATTCTGTTTGGAGCCTGTTTCTGGGCGAAATattaatgttttgtgtgtgtgtgaccggtACGACCATACATCATCTGGACCATCTGGACCGGTTGTTTGTCTTACATTAACTTCAATACAATGGTATTAAattgttatgtagaatactatcATTCTGTGctcttgcagacattgattcagctttgatcttaCTTTAGTAAACAAGCACCATTTgccagagtagcctgttctctacGGGTAGAGCACAGACTGTCCGTAAAGTGAAAGGCACATGCTTTCCCAATTTGGGGYAACKGTTGAGCTACTGTTAGGAAGTAACTCCAGACATACTTCCTCTGTCATTCTGGTCTCTATTGTCCTCACTCAGTTGCAACAGACTGAGGCAACCTTTTCACCCAGTtgtctcccctcacacacacatagtggcttgtgaaagtattcatcccccttggcatttttcctattttgttgccttaaactgcaatgaaaatagatttttttMGGGGGGGTTGTAtcaattgatttacacaacacgcctaccactttgaagatggacattttttttttttaaattgtgaaacaaacttgagcgtgcataactattcacccccccaaagtcaatactttgtagagccaccttttgcagcaattacagctgcgtgtctcttagggtatgtctctataagcttggcacatctagccactgggatttttgcccattcttcaaggcaaaactgctccagctccttcaagttggatgggttctgctggtgtacagtaatctgtcataccacagattctcaattggattgaggtctggcctttgactaggccattccaagacatttaaatgtttccccttaaaccactcgtgttgctttagcagtatgcttagggtcattgtcctgctggaaggtgaatctctgtctgtctcaaatctctggaagactgaaacaggtttccctcaagaatttccctgtatttagcgccatccatcattccttcaattctgaccagtttcccagtccctgccgatggaaaaacatccccacagcatgatgctgccaccaccatgcttcactgtggggatggttttctcagggtgatgaggtgttgggtttgcgcaagacatagcgttttccttgatggccaaaaagctacattttagtctcatttgaccagagtaccttcttccacatGTTTGGGGKGTctgccacatgccttttggcgaacaccaaacatgtttgcttactttttctttctggccactcttccgtataGCCCAGCTCTGCGGCGTGTACggctccaatctccactgtggaactttgcagctccttcagggttatctttggtctctttgttgcctttctggttaatgccctccttgcctggtctgagttttggtgggcggctctcttggcaggtttgttgtggtgccgtattctttccatttcttaataatggatttaaatggtgctccgtgggttgttcaaagttttggatatttttttataacccaaccctgatctgtacttctctacaactttgtccctgacctgtttggagagctccttggtcttcatggtgccccttgcttagtggtgttgcagactctggggcctttcagaacaggtgtatattttCACACTGAGaacatgtgacacttaaataaagtccacctgtgtgcaacctAACTAAttatgacttctgaaggtaattggttgcactagatcttatttaggggcttcatagcaaagggggtgaatacatatgcatgcaccacttttccgttttttttatattttagaatttttataacaagttatatttttcatttcacttcaccaatatgcccattacatgaaatccaaataaaaatctYtttaaattacaggttgtaatgcaataaaataagaaaaatgccaagggggatgaatactttgcaaggcactgtacatagggTCACGTGTTTTTGCAGATGCTTGAATGGGATAACTTGACTATATAAGGCCGGGTACTCTTTGTACAGGAGGCTCTCACTCCATTTCACCTGTGTGGGTGGTGCAACCAGCCTCATTATAATAAGTTAATAAAAAAGTGAWATTTTGATTATTGACTTTGCCTCTCCTCATTATTAGTTATAGATAGAATTTCCACCACATGtctgttctattcattccatttctatgcatttaaaCCTATCCGACAGGTGAAATCCAGATagaacttttgaaaaactgggcccaggtGTGGGGAAAAGGAAACCAGAGAGGTGGGACAGGACAGTTACCTACAGCTCCGCAGCCTTGGCCATCACTAAATAGCACATACAAAGGGAATGTAGATAGCTAAGCTAAAACAAGTTTCTGCCCTTCCCATTCTGACAGTTGGCATTACCTCCTTGGAGCCGGCTTTTCTCCTGATGCTTGTAGACCTCAAACATGATTTCAAAGCCAAAGTCCTTGAGCTTCCTCAGATCATCCATGATGTTAGGGGTCACCCAGTCAGGAGCGGTCATGTTGTGCCTTGCCTGAAATTACATGGATGGAGAATGAAAACTAAAAGCCCAATATAATCATGACATTGCATGAAGGTGAAATTACACAACAATGTTTGTAAGATAATACAATTCAATCTACATGCTGTTGTCTCTAAAGTAAAATAGCATGATATTGCTACCATTACAGTGTAGAACATCGAATAAAACAAGGTTACCACCAATAAAATGAAAGTAGAAGCTACATTTCTTATTGAACACATTTCTTGATATACAAATAATTGTTTTGATCTGTCCGGAAACAATCTATGACCACATTGCTGCATTTGTCTCCCCAACCATTTCCAAATGTCTTTACATGGCAGGTTGATTTCAGCTGACCAGAGTAGACGGACATATGACTTCCCGCACCTCTCAACAGTCTTAAGGCTGAGTAGCCACAGCACCAGCTCACAGTTCTGTATTCACTTTCATAAACCACTGTGGTTCCTCACTAGCAACATTTTTTGCCTGTGGTAACATTTCACATACTAACTTAAAAGTTTAACATTCACTTAATCTGCATGATTTATGGCAAACTGTACGGTGGAAATTCTGTAACATTTCTCAAAATATATTCTGCATGGATAGTAAGCAAAGTGATAAAACTGTAAGGAATTATAGCTATTTTAGCTAATACAAGCTGCTTACCTCACAGAAAAGGGTGTCATAGACACTCCAAACAGTCTCAATGTTGGTGTTCTTCAGACCAGTTCTCTCCTGTATCATTGTTATTAAGTCCTGTAAGAGCAAAGGATCAAACAATGATAATCTAGACAAGGGGCATTCAAAGTTAAGATTGATGACCTGTGTCAACATGTGTGGTTGGCAAGTGATGGAGAAGAAATTCAAAACAAGGTAAAAACAAGGCAACAGCAAACATGCCGTCCCCCACAAATTATGCAGCGCCACCTAGGCCAAtcaatgtaattttgtaaatgacggatctctatggcaagacgcattaTTCACCCAAGTCTCGTCAAAATCGGGCAAGTGGTTTCTGAAATATCACGTGGGTTAGCTAGACTTGTATCCCTGAGCACGTGTACCGAAATTAACACTCggagtcaaacagatcaagagatgtAAACGTGCCCATTCTAGCGRCACCTTGTGGTCGATATGAATGTTATTGtatatgttgagtcttgacagtgtttgaAACGTGTACWAAATMTTGTTAAAACACGAATATCCTTGACTGATTTATATGAATTTACGTGCCAGACCACACCCATATGAATGTTTACTGGGCAATAGCGGCCATGTTTTAGGTACTAGTCTGGAAAGTATTGCGTTGAGACCTTTGTCCATAGAGGCCACATATCATGTTTCGTGCTGATCAAACGGTGCCAGAAGAGTAGCGTTTTTCAAAAATGTCTTAGTGGCAGAAAATTCATCTTAGGTCCCTGAGGCAAATTTGATCCTTGTGAGGAGAGGCACCCATGTCCAGAATTTCATGACTTTAGGTCAAACGGGGTTAGYGACGTGACCTTTTAAAGTTAGCATTTTTCAATCacttgttatagcgccaccatctggccaatcagtttaattttgtaaatgcagATCTCTGGCAAGATGCATAATTCACAGAAGTTTCATCAAAATCGACCCAGAGCTGCCTTTGATATTGCGTGTGACGAACGAAAATACAAATGTACTAACGGTTTGTGCCTCACAAACCATAGACAGTTAACGAAAAGGTAATCACTTTTCATAGGAATAAGTCTCTAGCCTCATTAGCCAGTCTTCACCTTAATTTCAGTGACACTTACTTTGTATAGAAATGTCACGTTGAGGTACTTTTCTGAGCGTTCCGTCTCATTCATGAGGATTTTATAACGAGGGCAACCCGGAATGGGAAACgacaaaagctgaaatataaatacattttagatggaAACATTAGTATGGAGGTAGTCAATAACTTACTCTTTAAAACAGAATCATATTCAGAATGTATTTTGTGGCAGCTGTCCATCTTTGGATGTCACCCAAGACCTCAGCACCCTGCTCACCCTCTCCTCAGCCTGGGGTACAGTGTGAACAGGAATAGGCTGCCACTCCAGTGTTGGGTTGAAGACCTGTGATCCATTGGGAGGGTACAATCCAGCCAAGTTGGCCTCTGCACTCATCAAGGTCCGGTCATAGTCTGTGCTTCTCACAGAAATCTAGACAATGAACAATAGGAGGGGTAGTGGTTATCACTGAAACAAGATACTTATTTTTGCAGTTGTGGCTACAGCCTAGAGTTGGTTTTACTTACTTCAAGACCTAGTGCATTACTGGAAGAGAGTCCATTATTTGGACAGAGTGCACAGTTTGTTTAACATGGGCGATACAGACAATACAATTTGCAAATCTTTATCTTCACTTTTCTCATTGAAATGATTGTGTGACAGAGATAGTACCATCATAGTTTCAACAAGGKACTAAACCATAAATTACCTCACGTCGGTCATAGGTATCATTAAGAAAACCCTGATAGCGTTTCTGCAGCGCCTGTCCCAGCTCAAAGTGCTGCCTCATTCCTTCCTGTAGGGATCATAGAAACGGTGTGCTATTAGTAcaacaggaaccacacctgtcaGTGCATCAGGATCCTTCAACACTCATTCTAGCTTAGGTAAAAGTTAGAGGTATCATTCCACTCCTTATcaagttggcaggtagcctagtggttagagcgttgggccagtaaccgaaaggttgctggatcaaatccccgagctgacaaggtacaaatctgtacttctgcccctgaacaaggcagttaacccactgttcctaggccatcattgaaaataagaatttgttcttaactgacttgcctagttaaataaataaatcaaggtTAAtggacttgcccagttaaatataAAAGATGAAAAGCTAAACATGGCATTAGCATGACACTGYGTACAAGTAGTGGAATGTTAGCAAAACAGGTTCTGAAATTTAGGCTAGTGTTATtcagtcaaaatacatttttggccTTTACCTGCGAGAGCTGTCCAAAGCCCTGAGGCCAAGAGCTCTCCTGGTAGCGATCAGTAGGGTAGGCTTTGACAGGCGATCGGTCACCATGACGYTAAAGCTAGGTACAAAATGTAATAGGATACAGACATAGTTCAACATTTAACATCTATTAAAGTCACCCAAACATGATATTCTAGGCAAGTGACAAACTGGTTGGACTAGCTGTTCCATTTCCAGCACAAGCAGCATAAAGAAGTCCAGCGAAACCCACACCACAATTAGGCTAAACTtaataaatgtgtattttgtctTGCATTAACATCGCCACACTTACTAAAGCAAACTCAACATAGTAACAATCCAGTATCGTGGTTCATCCAATAAAAAAAGTGAATCTTATTTGTGACCTTTTTAGTCAGTTGGTTAACGTTACGTGAAATAGTCATTGGGGTCACACAATTAACGTTAGATTGTACAGACCTAAAACAGYCAACGGTGAATCCTTATTagcttaacgttagctagatacaAAGCACTAACTGTCCAGACTCGATATTGTTTAACAGAGCCAAGGCTAACCAACAGCAAAACATgttttgctagctaacgttatttccTCTTGCTGGCGAACTTCATCTAGACAAGTCAACTTGCATTTCAACTATATACGCTAGATAACTAGCATACTCACCACAGTTACAAATGTCAGTCTTCTGTCTCCAACAACTTTGCCGAATACAACGAACAGTGTCAATAATAGCAATACAGTGGAGTTCATCTTCAACGGCTGGTCGGTTAGAAACTGTAGCTATAAAACAACCATTCAGAATAGAGTTGTAGGCACAAACAAGCTAGAGATTAActtcttcggtggggtttatcggcggttggcatccaacgttatggtgcgttaccgccacctactgtactgg
This portion of the Salvelinus sp. IW2-2015 linkage group LG15, ASM291031v2, whole genome shotgun sequence genome encodes:
- the LOC111974183 gene encoding LOW QUALITY PROTEIN: lysosomal acid phosphatase-like isoform X2 (The sequence of the model RefSeq protein was modified relative to this genomic sequence to represent the inferred CDS: substituted 1 base at 1 genomic stop codon) translates to MNSTVLLLLTLFVVFGKVVGDRRLTFVTVLXRHGDRSPVKAYPTDRYQESSWPQGFGQLSQEGMRQHFELGQALQKRYQGFLNDTYDRREISVRSTDYDRTLMSAEANLAGLYPPNGSQVFNPTLEWQPIPVHTVPQAEERLLSFPIPGCPRYKILMNETERSEKYLNVTFLYKDLITMIQERTGLKNTNIETVWSVYDTLFCEARHNMTAPDWVTPNIMDDLRKLKDFGFEIMFEVYKHQEKSRLQGGVLLGSIVNNISESALPDSNRRLKMMMLSAHDTTIVALQSSLSVFNGKQPPYASCHIFELYQEDNGSFTVAMFYRNDTRRAPYQLAVPSCDLFCPLEDFVRLTKPSIPEDWDKECMVESPTKDTGY
- the LOC111974183 gene encoding LOW QUALITY PROTEIN: lysosomal acid phosphatase-like isoform X1 (The sequence of the model RefSeq protein was modified relative to this genomic sequence to represent the inferred CDS: substituted 1 base at 1 genomic stop codon), whose product is MNSTVLLLLTLFVVFGKVVGDRRLTFVTVLXRHGDRSPVKAYPTDRYQESSWPQGFGQLSQEGMRQHFELGQALQKRYQGFLNDTYDRREISVRSTDYDRTLMSAEANLAGLYPPNGSQVFNPTLEWQPIPVHTVPQAEERLLSFPIPGCPRYKILMNETERSEKYLNVTFLYKDLITMIQERTGLKNTNIETVWSVYDTLFCEARHNMTAPDWVTPNIMDDLRKLKDFGFEIMFEVYKHQEKSRLQGGVLLGSIVNNISESALPDSNRRLKMMMLSAHDTTIVALQSSLSVFNGKQPPYASCHIFELYQEDNGSFTVAMFYRNDTRRAPYQLAVPSCDLFCPLEDFVRLTKPSIPEDWDKECMVESPTKDTEVVIGLAVCGCLLFLLIVLLLAVLCRQRDPSNGYSQIHNEIES